A genomic segment from Pseudoduganella chitinolytica encodes:
- a CDS encoding argininosuccinate synthase yields the protein MSDIKKVVLAYSGGLDTSVILKWLQDNYHCEIVTFTADLGQGEELEPARAKALKFGIKPENIYIDDVREEFVRDFVFPMFRANTVYEGEYLLGTSIARPLIAKRLIEIANETNADAISHGATGKGNDQVRFELGAYALKPGVKVIAPWREWDLLSREKLLKYAEDAGIAVDMKHKNGGAPYSMDANLLHISFEGRHLENPSAEAEESMWRWTVSPEAAPDQAEYLDIEYEKGDIVALNGKRMSAAEVLTELNRVGGKHGIGRLDLVENRYVGMKSRGCYETPGGTIMLKAHRAIESITLDREVAHLKDDLMPRYASLIYNGYWWAPERVALQTLIDHTQQTVNGWVRVKLYKGNVIVVARDSKTDSLFDQTIATFDEDGGAYNQADAGGFIKLNALRMRIAANARLKRGQ from the coding sequence ATGAGCGACATCAAAAAAGTCGTCCTCGCCTATTCGGGCGGCCTGGACACCTCCGTCATCCTGAAGTGGCTGCAGGATAATTACCACTGCGAGATCGTCACGTTCACGGCCGACCTGGGCCAGGGCGAGGAGCTGGAGCCGGCGCGCGCCAAGGCCCTGAAGTTCGGCATCAAGCCGGAGAACATCTACATCGACGACGTGCGCGAGGAATTCGTGCGCGACTTCGTGTTCCCGATGTTCCGCGCCAATACCGTGTACGAAGGCGAATACCTGCTGGGTACGTCGATCGCCCGTCCGCTGATCGCCAAGCGCCTGATCGAGATCGCCAACGAGACCAATGCCGATGCGATCTCGCACGGCGCCACCGGCAAGGGCAACGACCAGGTCCGCTTCGAACTGGGCGCCTATGCGCTCAAGCCGGGCGTGAAGGTCATCGCGCCGTGGCGCGAGTGGGACCTGCTGTCGCGCGAGAAGCTGCTGAAGTACGCGGAAGACGCCGGCATCGCCGTCGACATGAAGCACAAGAATGGCGGCGCGCCCTACTCGATGGATGCCAACCTGCTGCACATCTCGTTCGAAGGCCGCCACCTGGAGAACCCCAGCGCGGAAGCGGAAGAATCGATGTGGCGCTGGACCGTGTCGCCGGAAGCGGCACCGGACCAGGCCGAGTACCTGGACATCGAATACGAAAAGGGCGACATCGTCGCGCTGAACGGCAAGCGCATGAGCGCGGCCGAGGTGCTGACGGAGCTGAACCGCGTGGGCGGCAAGCACGGCATCGGCCGCCTCGACCTGGTCGAGAACCGCTACGTGGGCATGAAGTCGCGCGGCTGCTATGAAACGCCGGGCGGCACCATCATGCTGAAGGCGCACCGCGCCATCGAGTCGATCACCCTGGACCGCGAAGTGGCGCACCTGAAGGACGACCTGATGCCGCGCTATGCCTCGCTGATCTACAACGGCTACTGGTGGGCGCCGGAACGCGTTGCCCTGCAGACGCTGATCGACCATACGCAGCAGACCGTCAACGGCTGGGTGCGCGTCAAGCTGTACAAGGGCAACGTGATCGTCGTCGCGCGCGATTCGAAGACCGACTCGCTGTTCGACCAGACCATCGCCACGTTCGACGAAGACGGCGGCGCGTACAACCAGGCTGACGCCGGCGGCTTCATCAAGCTGAACGCGCTGCGCATGCGCATCGCGGCCAATGCACGCCTGAAGCGCGGCCAGTAA